One window of the Rhipicephalus sanguineus isolate Rsan-2018 chromosome 4, BIME_Rsan_1.4, whole genome shotgun sequence genome contains the following:
- the LOC119390427 gene encoding mitochondrial 2-oxoglutarate/malate carrier protein — MSAQTAPTKTIPKPVRFLFGGSAGMAATLFVQPLDLIKNRMQLSGEGGKSKEHKTSLHAIRSVIQKEGIRGMYAGLSAGLLRQASYTTVRMGVYTSLFETFSKEGKPPGFLVKASIGMVAGAVGAFFGTPAEISLIRMTADGRLPPAERRNYKNVFDALIRITKEEGVFTLWRGCVPTIGRAMVVNAAQLASYSQAKQLLLNSGYFRDNIMCHFAASMISGLITTAASMPVDIAKTRIQNMKTIDGKPEYRGAIDVLTKVVRNEGFFSLWKGFTPYYARLGPHTVLTFIFLEQMNKFYYRVVLGDTEGRGGL, encoded by the exons ATGTCAGCACAGACAGCTCCTACGAAGACGATACCGAAACCCGTGAGGTTTCTGTTCGGCGGCTCTGCCGG GATGGCAGCCACACTGTTTGTGCAACCGCTGGACTTGATCAAGAACCGCATGCAGTTGAGTG GCGAGGGTGGCAAGTCCAAAGAGCACAAGACGAGCCTGCACGCCATCCGCAGCGTCATCCAGAAAGAGGGCATCCGAGGAATGTACGCCGG GCTGTCAGCTGGTTTGCTGCGCCAGGCATCCTACACCACTGTTCGCATGGGAGTGTACACGTCACTCTTTGAGACTTTCAG TAAGGAAGGCAAGCCTCCGGGCTTCCTGGTCAAGGCATCGATCGGAATGGTGGCAGGTGCCGTGGGAGCCTTCTTCGGCACACCTGCCGAGATCTCTCTCATTCGGATGACTGCAGATGGAAG GTTACCGCCAGCTGAGCGTAGAAACTACAAGAACGTGTTTGACGCACTTATTCGGATTACGAAGGAAGAAGGAGTGTTCACTCTGTGGAGG GGGTGTGTACCTACAATTGGTAGAGCCATGGTTGTCAATGCTGCCCAGCTGGCCTCATATTCTCAAGCCAAGCAGCTACTACTTAACTCAG GTTACTTCCGTGACAACATCATGTGCCACTTTGCTGCCAGCATGATCAGTGGTCTCATCACAACAGCTGCCTCCATGCCTGTGGACATTGCAAAGACCAG AATTCAGAACATGAAGACAATTGATGGCAAACCAGAGTACAGAGGTGCCATT GACGTGCTGACGAAGGTGGTTCGCAACGAGGGCTTCTTCAGCCTGTGGAAGGGCTTCACTCCGTACTATGCTCGGCTGGGGCCGCAcacggtgctcacgttcatattcCTGGAGCAGATGAACAAGTTCTACTATCGTGTTGTCCTCGGGGACACCGAAGGACGGGGAGGACTGTGA